The Rhodamnia argentea isolate NSW1041297 chromosome 10, ASM2092103v1, whole genome shotgun sequence sequence TACTTGTACCACAAGAAATGGCATAATGCAACacatattcatttttcacacACTTCACAAAACTATCCTCGCATTTGATAGTTGACAAGACACCACAGATCCACCCACTATTTACATTAAATGCAATAACCAAATGAAAGCTCAAATCTTGAGTATTCCATGTGGATAGGATTAACATACTAACAACCTTGAGGTTCTACTTGAGAAAAAAAGTTCAACAATAAGGGGACAAAGGTGATATGGCTTCCAAACAGCAATAGCTTCTGTAACTGGCCATTCCCCTTCATTTTCCTTAGGGAGATGACACATGTCAAAATGCCCAAACAGGAAAGGATACTCCAATCTGAAATTCACTTCAGTAATATGGTTGCTTGAATACAACTCACTTATGCCAAAGTCCAATCTTATTTAATTGATTTAGCATGGGGAATTGAACTTTGACATGACCATCGAATTTGCACAAGTGGCGTTGAGCAAATTACTCTCTCAGAGAAGTCCGATTCCAGCAAGAACGTTCGAATGACAGGGTACACACACTTCCGACAGTGAGCACCGCGAAATATGACATAAGGTAAGGCATCGACCAGAAGCCAAAAGGCAGTAACAACAAATAAGGCTGTAACAAGAACATCAACCAGAGGCTCACCCTGCTTCCTTCCTTTGCAGTTACAAGGAGTAACAAGAACATTGGAAAAAGCATAAATGGAAGCTCATTGTTGAGTATAAACACAGAGCGCCATTCGTAAAATCACAGTCGATCAGTTCGTCGATCCGGTTTCATAGTATTGGCGATAGTCATTAAGTTGAGCTCTGAGCCGGCGCCCGAAAGTAATGGGCGGAGAACCAAACcctaatccatttttttttttttgccccctaaAAAGAAACGCTCAACCACGGAAAAGCCGATGGAACAAAAGAATGGCGCACCTTGAGATAAGCATAAAGCGTGGGGCAAGCGATGCAAGCAACGCGAGAGTGAGTGCCCGAACAGAGAGCGACGACTTCATTGGCGACGGTCTCGGCCGTCTCGCGGTCGTACCAGAACTGGCTCAGCCTCCAGTCCTCCGTCACCAGAGCCACCTCCGACTGGTCCGCCGGCGACTCGTTCTGCTCGCGGATGAATTCCTGAAGAGCCGCGAGGGCTTGAGAGCTGAGCATCGGcgcgtcgtcgtcgtcgtcgacggCGACGTTGCGATCTGCGAGTTCTTCCATGGCTTGGAAAGGGATGGTGATGCGAGGACCGTGGGCGGGGTCAGGTAAAAACCATAGAAGCCGCACTCCTCCTCttcgttctctctttttctcagTTTATTGCTCTCTATTTCCTAAATTCTTAACTGAAAATTTGggtcaacatttttttttttgttgcctacTTCAAATTTATGGGTTTCGCAATTTAAATTTTGCCTGATACGAAATCCTTAAAACGTAGATATATTCGTGTGGAGATACACATATATAATGCATATAGGTTTACCAAAATTTCTAAGAcatcaaatcattttatttcGAAAAAGTGGGAAGAAGCAAGAATCCAAACAATTTCGTAGCCTTGGTTTTCAACTCCTTCCTCTACAtatgaaaaaaagttaaaaaaaagaagaaaaaaaagctaTGAGTCTTCCGATTGTTGGAATCTCTAAGTACATATTTTGATTCAGTTATGACAAAATGAGATAAGAAACAAAATCCCAAAGACGGTTAGTACATTGAGGGGAAAAGCCGAAAGAGATCCAAATGATGAACTAAGTGATCGATTTCCAAAACGCGATGCCAAAAGTGGAACAGCAAAATCTGATCCTGTTGCACCTTAAACGCATCAATAACACATGCAGCATGCATTTGCTTGACATTGGCTGCAAGAGCCGAGGATCCCTCCCAAGAAATGAACACAGCATACATGGAGATTGATCATCATGGGACAGAGAAGGTGGCGAAAATGAGGCGGCAATTTGCAGGGTCGATGGCTACTTGCTTCCACCACTTGCCATCTTACTAAGACCAAAAGCAAAAATTACAAGCCGGGCTTGATGCAAAACAGGAAACAAGGCCTGAGACAGTCACGGACAGACCATATGAAGTTTCCTCGTCCCTATGGCGCAGAGCAGTTTTGGTGTTCACAGCTGATGCCAGTATGGCAGTATGGAATTGACGGCGCTCGATTGTTCCAGATAGCCACCTGCATCTAGCAATTGAGTCAAGAGCCCGAAGACATTTACCATCATGTTTCCCCATATAGATATTCTCATGAGCTCCAGAACCAACTTGTTCACCAGAAGATGGCAACCATAAAGAAATTTCATGGCACAAGTCCAATCTTACAACAGACGTGGCTCCACCCCTAAATTAGTGCACCACCATAACGCCCAAAGTGCTTATGAGTTACTGGTGCTCATGTAATGCATTTCTTCGCCTGAAAAACTTTCACAATCTGAATCAGTGACAGCTATACCATGCCCTCTGCTCTTGTCCACTTCCCCAAGTGTTCCTGGTGCTTCCGCATCGTCCCCAAGAGCGTTGTCAATAATTACGCCAAGAGCTTCCCAGCTTCCTTTTTTGTCATAAACGCAAGTCAACAACTTATTTTGGGCATCCACAGAAATAATGTCTTTGGCCCTAAGCAGCTCGACAAATTCTTTGGCTTCTTCAGCACTCTCTTCTCCTATTATGGATTCCAGACACGCAGTCAATGATTGCGGACCTGGCTTCCACCGAGATGGACAAACCAATATTGCTTTCTTCATGGCATCATATGCCTCTGGCATCTGATTATTTTGGATATATCCTTTTACCAAATGGTACCATGTCATGTGATCAAGCTTTCCACCTTTCTGTAAAAATTTGTTCTTAAGTGTCTCGGCCTTCTCAAGAAGACCGGTTTTGCTATAAGCATGAATCAGGTTATTTGGAATACGAATGTCGCAGGTCAAATCACTAGACATCCACTGCTCCAGAATCATTTCAGCACTTTCAATGTCGTCGAACTTCAGCAGAGAGTTCATGACGCAATTATAACCTTTGTTGTacacttttctcttcttcttgtaAGCATCCCATACTCTTAGAACTTCATCTTTATTCCCTGCTGCTGCATACTGTGTAATAAGAAAATCGTACGCTGCATTACTTGTTTTCTCAGTTATCAGTCCCTCACATTTCTTAAGCATTTCCAGAGCTTTGTCGAGAAGACCCAATCTATAGTACCCAGAGGTTACCACAACACCTGTCGTCCAGTCCCAAACAAAATTTGCATCCATTTTCATCCGTGTTAGAATCATCTCGAATTTCTCAGTGTCAGAAGCAGCTGTACTTGCACTCAGCCAGATACTGTAGATATATCTATTCAGATGAATCTTTTCTTCATCCATCTCATTAATCAGAGCATCTACTTTATTGTAGTCTCCAGTCCGATAATAAAGATTAAGCAAATTAGTGAAGCAAAGGACAGACCTTGGGAATCCCAGATGCCTCATTTTCTCCAACAGAGCCTCTGCTTTCTTCGGAAGTTTTGCCTTAGCATAGCAATTAAGAAAAGCAATATAGACCTTTTCGACTTTAAGCCGTTGGGGAAGGTTGTCAAAAAATATCTCTGCTTGTTCTACCCCATGGACTTTTGAGATCAGACTGAGCCGAACAGCAGCATCCGCAGTAGTAATCGAGATATACCTTTTATCAGACATCCACATCGATATCTACATAAGATAATGAGGATTTATACTGAGATAATGAGATCTAAATTTATGAAGTATGAGATGATATAGATGGAAGCATCAACTCTCCAACCACTAAATTTCGAAAGAAATCAATATGTAGGCATTGTTATTTAAGGAAAATGGGGCCTCTACTAAAACCAGATGAAAGGTTCTCTCTTCTATGGTTCATTGCTCAGTGACTGTCTGGTAGCATGAATTTCGGGAACGGTTTCCTCAGCCCAGGCAGCCTTTCATCACAATGTCAGATATTGTGCTATAAGTTTGATCCACACATCTCAATTTGAAACTTGTCTTGCATATATAACATGATTTGTAAAGACTAATTATAAAGAATGGTAAGCGAACTTAGCATGTCTCATTTATGAGGACAAAGCAAGCTCTGAAACAGTGATGGCGGGAAGCATGAAAATGACTCTCATAGTGCATTACTTCATCTCAGCTGTATCCATCTATATGCAAAATAATGCTTGAAATGTAGTGAGCTAGCAGTTAGGAGTAGAAGTCCAAGAAAACAAAGTTTCCTATTTACGATTAAATGCGCACTTGTGTGAGTGTGTGTGGTGGCAGTGCACTCAGCACATGCAACTTAGTTCACTCCCATCATTTAAGTTCATGCATTTTGGCTTGCATGCAAATAAATCTCCAACATCATTTCATGCCTAATAAATAAGAATTACACAAAGGACCAGAGCAGCTCTCCTAGTTTGTTTTTTAATCACAAacccatttttccaattttatcaggaaaatgagaaaattttcttCCACCCAATCTGTGCAATCCTTCAAAAAGTGTACAAAGGTAAAACTTACGGGTTTGTTGATCGCATTCTCTATCATTGGCTCTACCAATGACCACTTATAACTAGGAAGGATAACAGACAGAAAAGAAACACGCAAGGAATATACAACAAAAATCTGACATGTCTGTTGGTCATGGCCCATGGGAAAGGTTCTTCTTCTACTTGATGCAGACAGAAATAATCAGATGGCACAGCTTCAGAATTAGCTGCTCATTGTAGTACTAATTATGCAGTTACATGAAGAACAACAGCTCCTTCAAACAGCAGGTTGCTCCACACTTTCAGGAAAAAATAGTGGAACAATAACTGTTTCTTCAACACAGAAAAAGAACCGGGGAATAGCATTATTTGGAAGAAGATGCATTTAGTCCATTAAAGATTTCCAGAATACATAAAGGGACATCAATCTTCCTAGAAATCTTGTGCAAACCAGCATAAGCACCCACTCCCCATGTCTCCCAAATACAGCTTGTATGACAGGCTGTGAATTTTGTCCCGTGCTTTTATAAGGTTGTGACATGGCTGTAGTTGCGGCTATAACGATGTGTTTTTTAACCTTGAAACCATTTGACCAAGTGTTATGGAATTTTAAAACTGCTTTTCTAAATCTTCTGCCTTGGACTGTGGTTCATGTAGAGTCAGAATCCAGACTCATCCTCTTCAAAGAGCATGGATAGATGAGGATTCGGAAGGGAGGTTGTCGTTGAAACATAAGATACATCTTTGTGTTTTGCATACCCTTGACAGCCAGCATCTCATTATCTCGCAGCAAGGAATAACCTAATAATTGAATCAAAACACAGTACCTCAACGGCTCAACCAATCTCCTCCATATAATTTACGCAGTAAAGTTGCAGGTCAGTTCATTTTCACTCCAAGAAGTCCTTTTCCGACGTCCAGCCGAACTAAGCAAAATCCAATCGATTACTGGGAAGAGCAAATTCAAACCCGCGACTACCTAGGTTTCTTTTCAGCATTTAGCGACCCCGCACACCCTCACAAGTACACATACAGATATGTGAATACCTCGAGCGCGTGACTGTGGCGACGGTAGGACCTCATTCGCTTGATCAGGAGAAGGAAAGGCCTCCGCTCGACGGAGTTGCCCTCTGCGACCCACTGGTCGAGCACCGGGACGATCGAGAGCTTGGGATCGCCGAGAGGGGAGATCCTGCGGAAAAGCTCCATCATGGGACCATCCATGGGCTTCTTGTTGCTCTTCCAAGTCGCTTCCGCCGACGAGAGTGGTGATGACGACGATGTTGGGCGTTGAGGAGAGAAGCCGAACGTCGCATGGCTTGCGATTCCCCGAGCCGAGTC is a genomic window containing:
- the LOC115726679 gene encoding pentatricopeptide repeat-containing protein At2g20710, mitochondrial-like, whose translation is MKVLQTSSRTLSNDSARGIASHATFGFSPQRPTSSSSPLSSAEATWKSNKKPMDGPMMELFRRISPLGDPKLSIVPVLDQWVAEGNSVERRPFLLLIKRMRSYRRHSHALEISMWMSDKRYISITTADAAVRLSLISKVHGVEQAEIFFDNLPQRLKVEKVYIAFLNCYAKAKLPKKAEALLEKMRHLGFPRSVLCFTNLLNLYYRTGDYNKVDALINEMDEEKIHLNRYIYSIWLSASTAASDTEKFEMILTRMKMDANFVWDWTTGVVVTSGYYRLGLLDKALEMLKKCEGLITEKTSNAAYDFLITQYAAAGNKDEVLRVWDAYKKKRKVYNKGYNCVMNSLLKFDDIESAEMILEQWMSSDLTCDIRIPNNLIHAYSKTGLLEKAETLKNKFLQKGGKLDHMTWYHLVKGYIQNNQMPEAYDAMKKAILVCPSRWKPGPQSLTACLESIIGEESAEEAKEFVELLRAKDIISVDAQNKLLTCVYDKKGSWEALGVIIDNALGDDAEAPGTLGEVDKSRGHGIAVTDSDCESFSGEEMHYMSTSNS